In a single window of the Nicotiana tomentosiformis chromosome 10, ASM39032v3, whole genome shotgun sequence genome:
- the LOC104087889 gene encoding uncharacterized protein, whose amino-acid sequence MGSASALSLCSHSTVNFEFHRRKLGFGRDQALNSSYSSYVLLPISPSLYFSSSCSRSKCLQLKRVIVRASSSSSTGSRRSSSSRRVYKESQAQAPTLPVDQIASFVVPAGAFVVISFVLWKLVEKILLPKPAKTSSEESKFTQGVNWFVVPGTNLLPGFGEKIERESKLRLNEFAKELRSFSIVDMSGRNFGDDGLIFLAESLAYNQTAEEVNFAANGITAEGLKAFDGILQSNIALKTLNLSGNAIGDEGAKCLCDILANNSGIQKLQLNSTGLGDEGAKAIGEMLKKNSTLRVVELNNNQIDYSGFSGLAGSLLENKSLQSLHLNGNYGGALGAAALAKGLEGNKSLRELYLQGNSIGDEGVRALISGLSSRKGKLVLLDMANNSITARGAFHVAEYAKKSKSLLWLNLYMNDIKDEGAEKIAEALKENRSITNIDLGGNDIHSKGISALAEVLKDNSVITSLELGYNPIGPEGAKALAEVLKFHGNVKDLMLGWCQIGAKGAEEIADMLKYNSTISTLDLRANGLRDEGAICLARSLKVVNEALTTLNLGFNEIRDEGAFSIAQALKANEDVRLTSINLTSNFLTKLGQTALTDARDHVFEMTEKELAVMF is encoded by the exons ATGGGCTCAGCTTCTGCACTCTCTCTATGCTCTCACTCAACG GTGAATTTTGAATTTCATCGGAGAAAACTAGGGTTTGGAAGGGACCAAGCATTGAACAGCTCGTACAGCAGCTACGTTTTGCTTCCTATATCGCCGTCACTGTATTTTAGTAGTAGTTGTAGTAGAAGTAAATGCTTGCAATTGAAACGGGTAATTGTTCGAGCTTCCTCGTCTAGTAGTACCGGTTCGAGACGTTCGTCGAGTTCTCGGAGAGTTTACAAGGAATCACAAGCTCAAGCGCCAACATTACCTGTTGATCAAATTGCTTCTTTTGTTGTGCCCGCCGGTGCTTTTGTggttatctcttttg TTTTGTGGAAGCTGGTGGAGAAAATTCTTTTACCCAAACCAGCCAAGACTTCATCAGAAGAAAGCAAATTTACTCAAGGAGTAAATTGGTTCGTCGTTCCTGGGACAAACTTGTTACCTGGTTTTGGTGAAAAGATTGAAAGAGAATCCAAGCTAAGGCTTAATGAGTTTGCTAAAGAGCTTAGATCTTTCAGCATTGTTGACATGTCAG GTCGAAACTTTGGAGACGACGGGCTAATTTTCCTAGCAGAGAGTTTAGCATATAATCAG ACAGCAGAGGAAGTGAATTTTGCTGCTAATGGAATAACTGCCGAAGGATTGAAGGCCTTTGATGGAATCTTGCAATCAAATATTGCACTAAAGACTCTTAACCTATCTGGAAATGCTATTGGAGATGAAGGAGCCAAG TGTCTATGTGATATACTGGCAAACAACTCTGGTATTCAAAAGCTCCAGCTAAACAGCACCGGCCTAGGAGATGAG GGAGCGAAAGCTATTGGTGAAATGCtgaaaaaaaattcaactttGCGTGTAGTTGAACTAAACAATAATCAGATTGACTATTCT GGATTTTCAGGTCTTGCTGGATCACTTCTTGAGAATAAAAGTTTACAATCGTTACATCTCAA TGGCAACTATGGTGGTGCGTTAGGGGCTGCAGCTTTGGCTAAAGGCCTGGAGGGCAATAAATCTTTGAGG GAACTTTATTTGCAAGGGAACTCTATTGGTGATGAAGGAGTACGGGCATTAATTTCTGGCCTATCTTCTCGTAAAG GGAAACTTGTCTTACTTGACATGGCCAACAACTCAATTACTGCTAGAGGTGCATTTCACGTAGCAGAATATGCCAAAAAAAGCAAAAGCTTACTATGGTTGAACCTCTATATGAATGACATCAAAGATGAG GGAGCTGAAAAAATTGCAGAAGCTTTGAAGGAGAACCGCTCAATAACTAACATAGATCTA GGGGGCAATGACATACATTCTAAGGGTATCAGTGCCTTAGCAGAAGTCCTGAAAGATAATTCTGTCATTACCTCA TTAGAGCTTGGTTACAACCCCATTGGACCAGAGGGGGCGAAGGCATTAGCAGAGGTCCTCAAGTTTCATGGAAATGTGAAAGATCTCATGCTTGGTTGGTGTCAG ATTGGAGCCAAAGGTGCGGAGGAAATTGCTGACATGTTAAAGTACAATAGTACCATCTCTACTCTAGACTTGCGAGCCAATGGACTTAGAGACGAG GGTGCAATCTGCCTTGCTCGGAGTTTAAAGGTGGTCAATGAAGCTTTGACAACACTCAATTTAGGGTTCAATGAAATTAGA GATGAAGGAGCTTTCTCCATCGCTCAAGCACTGAAGGCAAATGAAGATGTAAGACTCACATCCATAAATCTTACCAGCAACTTCCTCACCAAACTAGGGCAG ACAGCTCTCACAGATGCAAGAGACCATGTGTTTGAGATGACTGAGAAGGAGCTTGCTGTTATGTTCTAA